The following are from one region of the Nicotiana tabacum cultivar K326 chromosome 3, ASM71507v2, whole genome shotgun sequence genome:
- the LOC107818151 gene encoding uncharacterized protein LOC107818151 — MEEVEAEVQKLPERLTPCNSGRRRSCDCDSNHSPEFEFWMVRNPSFPQPNQLSADELFSHGVLLPLDLLQCPSAEDLLEANGTNTSSHHKTEPEPSGSGRPEPETELSASIVNTSAGGGSFTSSKRWKDIFKKTEKKLESNDVKKKEKEKRKEKKVVGGSNGVSTGAELNINIWPFSRSRSAGNGGSRPRVTGGSGLANRKVSSAPCSRSNSAGESKSRKWPSSPSRGGVHLGRSSPVWQVRRNLGPGSSGRSSDDLVRTAEITIRKETALNESSTNKKAVKKEGVECRRKVSSAAAGGGGPKARVLNLNVPMCIGYRNQLGCRSDENSAISVAAAAAGDGGDRSGVAGSSEGVRGSSNLFNIKSLFTKKVY; from the coding sequence ATGGAAGAGGTTGAAGCTGAAGTTCAGAAGCTGCCTGAAAGGCTTACACCATGCAACAGTGGAAGAAGGAGAAGCTGTGACTGTGATTCTAACCATTCACCCGAATTTGAGTTTTGGATGGTTCGAAACCCGTCTTTTCCTCAGCCCAACCAACTCTCTGCCGATGAGCTCTTCTCCCATGGCGTCCTTCTTCCTTTAGACCTTCTCCAGTGCCCTTCTGCGGAGGACCTACTTGAAGCAAATGGGACAAATACTTCTTCACACCATAAAACTGAGCCTGAACCATCTGGGTCTGGTCGACCCGAACCCGAAACAGAACTATCTGCGTCGATAGTCAACACGTCGGCGGGCGGCGGTTCTTTTACGTCATCAAAGCGTTGGAAGGACATTTTCAAGAAAACCGAGAAGAAATTAGAGAGTAATGatgtgaagaagaaggagaaggagaagaggaAAGAGAAGAAAGTTGTAGGTGGAAGCAATGGGGTGAGTACTGGTGCTGAGCTAAATATCAATATTTGGCCCTTTTCGAGGAGTAGATCCGCTGGAAACGGCGGAAGTAGGCCTCGGGTTACGGGTGGATCCGGTTTGGCGAACCGAAAGGTGAGTAGTGCTCCGTGTTCCCGGAGTAACTCAGCCGGTGAATCCAAGTCAAGAAAATGGCCCAGTAGTCCTAGCCGTGGTGGGGTTCATTTGGGCCGAAGCAGCCCAGTTTGGCAGGTCCGCCGGAATCTTGGACCAGGATCCAGTGGCCGGAGCTCCGATGACCTCGTGAGAACTGCTGAAATAACAATCAGAAAAGAAACCGCCCTTAATGAAAGCAGCACCAACAAAAAGGCAGTTAAAAAAGAAGGTGTTGAATGTCGCCGGAAAGTATCGTCAGCGGCTGCCGGTGGTGGTGGGCCTAAAGCTAGAGTCTTGAACTTGAATGTTCCTATGTGCATTGGTTACAGGAATCAGTTAGGTTGCAGAAGTGACGAAAACAGTGCCATTAGTGTCGCCGCCGCTGCCGCCGGGGACGGTGGTGATCGGAGTGGTGTCGCGGGGAGCAGTGAAGGGGTACGTGGCAgtagtaatttatttaatatcaaAAGCCTATTTACCAAGAAAGTCTATTAA